From the Acidovorax sp. NCPPB 3576 genome, the window GCAGGGCGATCTCGCGCACGAAGGTGCTGCTGATGAACTGGAACTTGTCGCTGGGCGTGAGAAAGACGGTTTCCACCTCGGGCATGAGGCTGCGGTTCATGCCGGCCAGCTGGAACTCGTAGTCGAAATCGGTCACGGCGCGCAGGCCGCGCACCATCGCCTTGCCGCCGCGATCGACCACGAAGTCGCGCAGCAAGCCGGAGAAGGTCTCGACCTGCACCTGCGGATAGGCGCGCACGGCCTCGCGGACCATCTCGATGCGCTCTTCCAGGCTGAACAGGGTTTTCTTGTGGTGCCCTGCCGCGACCGCGACGATCACCCGGCCGAAGAGCTGCGTGGCACGGCGCACCACATCTTCATGGCCCAGCGTGATGGGATCGAAGGTGCCGGGATAGATAGCGAGGACGTTCTGGGCCATGGCGTGGTCGCTCCTTTGCGGTCTGGCGGAAGGGGGCACACGCGGTGGAGCGGGCGCAGGGGCGGATTATGCAGCGGGCGCAAAGCCCGCCCTGGCTCCAGTGATGACCGCCAGGACTTGAAGCAAAAAATGCCTCAAGCACATATTCCACTAGCGCATATAGCTATTAATTTAATAGCATCACTGTTTTCTGAGCAAGTGGGCATGCACGGCGCCGGCCTTGAGGTGGCGATGGACCGCCAGCCCCAGGGCCGCCAGCGCGGCCTCGTCCCAAGCCTGGGGCGCTTCCAGGTAGATGAAACCGTCCGCAGCGACGGCCTGGGCCGCGGCGGCCAGAGCGGGTTCGAACAAGGCGCTTTCGAACGGCGGGTCCAGCAGCACCAGGTGCAGGCTGGCCGGCGCGCAGTGCCGCAGTGCGGCCAGGCCGTCGCCCCGCTGCACCCGCACGGCCATGGCTTGCAGCCGCTGCTGCAGCGTGTGCAGTTGATCGACCAGGGCCGGATCGTTCTCGACCAGCTGCACGGCAGTGGCGCCGCGCGAAGCGGCCTCGAAACCCAGGGCGCCCGTGCCTGCGAAGGCGTCGAGGCAGCGCCAGCCGGTCAGGTCCTGTCCCAGCCAGTTGAAGAGCGTCTCGCGCACCCGGTCGGGCGTGGGCCGCAGGCCGGGGCGCTGCGCCACGGGCAGGCGGGTGCGCTTCCATTGGCCACCGATGATCCGGACTTCGCCCACTCCCTTCGGCGCGGGTTTTTTCACGGCGGGCCCGGGCGCTGCCGGCGCGGCGCGGCGTGCGGGGCGGCTCACGGCTTGCCTCCGACCACCACGGTCACCATGCGGTCGGGCTGCAGCTTGCGGGCCATGGCGGCGCGCACGTCGGCTGCGGTCAGGGCCTGCACGCGGTCGGTCCAGTGTTCCAGGTAATCCAGCGGCAGATCGTTCCACGCGATGTTGACCACGTTGGCCAGCAGCTTGCGGTTGCTGTCGATGCGCAGGGCGAAGCCGCCGATCAGGTTGTCCTTGGCGGCCTTGAGCTGGGCCTCGGTCGGGCCCTGGGCCACGAAGCGCGCCAGCACGTCGCGCGACACCTTCACGGCCTCGGCGGCCTGGTCGGGACGGGTCTGCAGGCCGACCAGGAACACGCCGGTGTTCAGGCCCGGCGAGAACTGGCTGTACACGCTGTAGCTCAGGCCGCGCTTTTCACGCACCTCGCTGGTCAGCAGCGAGGTGAAGCCACCGCCGCCCAGGATGTGGTTGCCCACGAGCAAGGCCAAAAAGTCAGGGTCGCGCCGCGCAAAGCCCGGCTGGCCGATCAGCACATGCGCCTGCGCCGAGGCAAAGGGAATGTCCTGCTGCACCGGCGCAGCCAGCGCCTGCACTTCGGGCACGGGCGGCAGCGGCTGGCAGGTGGCGGGATCGCGCGCGGGCATCTGCGACAGCAGCGTGGCCACCAGCGCCTGCGCCTCTTTGCGCGTGACGGCCCCGACGATGCTCACGCGGGCCCGGCAGGTTTCGACGTAGCGGTCGTGGTAGGCCTGCATGTCGGCGATCTCGATGCGGCCGAGCGTTTCTGGCGTCGTGCGCTGGCCGTAAGGGTGGCTGCCGTACACCGCGCTGCCGAAGGCCTTGGCCGCGGCCGTGCCGGGGCGGGTTTCGGCCTCTTTCAAGCCAGCCACCCAGCGCGAACGCTCGCGCTGCCAGATGTCCTGCGGAAAGCTCGGCTGGGCCAGTTGCCGTGCAGCCAGGCGGGCCGCGCGGTCCAGCAGATCGGGCTCGGTGAGCGAGCGCAGCGAAAAGCTCAGGCCGTCGCGGTCGGCCGCGGCCTCGAAGCTCGCACCCAGATCGGCCCAGGCTTCGCCGAGCGCGTTTTCGTCCATCGCCGGCTCGCTGCCCTGGGCGCGCACGCCCTTGGACGACATGGCGGCCACCGAGCTTGCCAGGCCGGCCTGCTCTGCCGGGTCACGGCGCGCGCCGGCATCGAAGTCCACCTGCACATCGACCATCGGAATGGCCGGGCTCTCCACCAGCCAGACGCGGGCGCCGCTCGGCTCGGTCCAGTGCTGGATGGGCAGCAGCGCCCAGGCGGGGTGGGCCAGGCACAAGGCGCCGGCAAAGGCGAGGCACGCGCGCGCGGCCATGCGTTGGAAGCTTTTCATGGGGGGTGTCCTGCGCGTTCTCATCAATGCATCCGCCCGTCGGCGCCGGCTGCGGGGGCGGCGCGCTTGGCGCCAGGGGCCATGGGTTGCGGCAGCAGCGTGCCCACGGTGAGCTGGTCGTCGCCGAAGTAGCGGGCCGCCACCGATTGCACCTGGGCGGGCGTCACCGCGCGCAGCAGGGCAATGAGGCGCGCGTCGGCGTCGGGCGGCAGGCCCTGCACCCAGTTGCTGCCCAGGTCGCTGGCCTGGCTTTGCAGCGAGTCGCGCTGGTAGATGGTGGAGGCCGCCCACTGTGTCTTCACGCGGGCCAGTTCGGCCTCGCTCACCCCTTCGCGGGCGATGCGGGCGACCTCGGCGCGCAGGGCGTCTTCGACCTGCTGCGGGGTCTTGCCGCTGGCAGGCACGCCGGTCAGCAGGAACACGCTGGGGCCGCGCCCCACCACGGATGCCGAGCTATCGGAGCTGTCGGCCACGCGGTCGGGGCCCTGGCTCAAGGCGCGCTCCAGCCGCGCGCCGTCGTAGCCGCTGAGCACGGCCGACAGCACCAGCAGCGACAGCGCATCGCGGTCGCTGTCGGTCATGTTCTCCAGGCGCTCGATGCTCGGCGCGCGGAACGCCAGGGCCACGTAGGCCTGCTCGGCCGGCGCCTTGTAGGCGATGCGGCGGATGCCCTGCTGCACGGGCTCCACGCGCGGCTTGCGGGCCGGCACGGCGCGCACCGGGATGCGGCCGTAATATTTTTCGGCCAGCACGCGGACCTTGTCGGGGTCCACGTCGCCAGCCACCACGACGACCGCGTTGGCCGGCACGTACCACTGGCGGTGGAAGGCGCGCACGTCGTCGGCGGTCATGGCATCGAGATCGCTCATCCAGCCGACGACGGGCCGGCGGTAGGGCGAGGCGATGAACGTGGCGGCGTAGAGCTGCTCGATGAGCGCGGCCCGGGGCTGGTCCTCGGTGCGCATGCGGCGCTCTTCCTTGACCACCTCGATCTCGCGCTTGAACTCGGCATCGGGCCACTGGTTGTTGGCGAATCGGTCGGCTTCGAGCTTCATCACGTCTTCCAGCCGGTTCGCGGGAATCTGCTGGTAGTAGCCGGTGTAGTCGCGGCTGGTGAAGGCGTTTTCCTGCCCGCCCAATGCGGCCACGCGGCGCGAGAACTCGCCCGGCGGCACGGTCTTGGAGCCCTTGAACATCATGTGCTCCAGCGCGTGGGCGACGCCGGAGGTGCCGTCCACCTCGTCCATCGCGCCGACCCGCAGCCAGACCATGTGCACCGCCGTCGGCGCGCGCCGGTCGGGCTGCACGAGCAGCTGCATGCCGTTCTTCAAGGTGAATTGCCGAACCCCCGAGGACGGCGGGCGTTGCGCCTGCGTGTCCTGGGCCGAGGGAGGAAGGGAGGGGGGAGCGGACGGCGGGGTTTGGGCCCCGGCATGCACGCAGGCCAGCAGGCCCAGAAGGGTGATAGCGCGTTTCATAGAATGATGCGATTCTAAGAACCCTCCAATGTTCAGTTTTTTCAAGAAAAAGCCCGCCGCCCCTACCGAGCCGCAAGCCCCCCTTCCCGCGGAGGCTGCGCCAGCGGTTTCCGTGCCTGTCACGCATGCTGCTGCCGACGCGCCCGCGCCGCCCGCTGCCGCACCCTCGGGGGGCCCTGCAGCGTCCGGGGGCTTCGGATGGCTGAAGAATCCGTTTGCGAAGGCACCGGCGGAGGTTCCGCCACCGCCGCCGCCACCGCCCGCCGTTGTTCCGCCGCCGGTGCAGGCGCCAGCCCCGATCGCTCCGCAGGCACCCGTGCCGCCAGCGATCCCCGTGCCGGTGCCTGTGGTGCCCGCACCGGTGCCAGCACCCTCTCCAGCCCCTGTCTCCGTTCCAGTGGCAGCGCCTGCGCCGCCCGCTGTAGCCCGTGTTCCGGTGCCCATCCCTGCGCCCGTGCAGCCTCCAGCGCCAGTGTCTGTACCGGTACAGGTGGCGCCGGCTCCCGCACCCTTGCCGCCCGCTGTTGCGCTCGTCCCTTCGGCCCCGCCGGCAGAACCAGCGCCGGCCGAGCGCAAGGGCTGGATGGACCGCCTGAAGAACGGCCTGCGCAAGACCGGCAGCAGCATCGCCACGGTCTTCACCGGCACGCAGATCAACGACGCGCTGTACGAAGAGCTGGAAGAAGCCCTGCTGATGGCCGACACCGGCGTGAAGGCCACGCAGCATCTGCTGGACGACCTCAAGCGCCGCGTCAAGGACACCAAGACCACCGATCCCGCCGCCGTGAAAGCCCTGCTGGCCGAGGCCCTGGCCGACCTGCTGCGCCCCCTGGAGAAATCGCTGGTCATCGGCCGCCACACGCCCACCGTGATCATGGTGGCGGGGGTCAATGGCGCAGGCAAGACGACCTCCATCGGCAAGCTCACCAAGCACCTGGCGAACGAAGGCGCGGCCGTGTTGCTGGCCGCGGCGGACACCTTCCGGGCGGCGGCGCGCGAGCAGCTCGGCGTCTGGGCCGACCGCAACACGGTCGAGATCGTCAGCCAGGACGGTGGCGACCCCGCGGCGGTGAGCTTCGATGCCGTCACTGCCGGCAAGGCGCGCGGCAAGGACGTGGTGCTGGTCGATACCGCCGGGCGGCTGCCGACCCAGCTGCACCTGATGCAGGAGCTGCAGAAAATCAAGCGCGTGGTCACCAAGGCGGATGCGACGGCGCCGCACGAGGTGCTGCTGGTGATCGATGGCAACACCGGGCAGAACGCGCTGGCCCAGGTGCGCTCCTTCGACGATGCGCTGCAGCTGACCGGCCTCATCGTGACCAAGCTGGACGGCACGGCCAAGGGCGGCGTGCTGGCCGCCATTGCGCAGGAGCGGCCGATTCCGGTGTACTTCATCGGGGTGGGCGAAAAGCTGGAAGACCTGGAAACGTTCAACGCCAAGGAATTCGCGCAGGCTTTGTTGACCTGAAGGGTGGCTCGGCGCCCAGGCTCCCGGCCTTCAACGGGGCTTGGGCGGGGCAAGCCGATTGGTGCCATCCGGCGAATTGATTGTTCACAAAACGAAGTTTTTGGACTTGATTGCTATTAATCCAATAGCACAAAACCATTGCTAGCATTGCGGTGGGACGTATTTTTTCTTCCGAATCTCATCTGCAGCGTCCTACGCCGGCGCGGGAACTAGTCCCTTAGCACTCCCTCATATGGAGTGCTAACATGAATGTCATGGAAGAAAGGACCTCTGGAATGACGCTTCAATCTGGAACCGCAGCCACTGCTCTGGCTCCCGCCAATCCTTGGGCGCTCATCCCCCCCTTGGGCAATCTGGATGCATACATCTCGGCGGTGAACCGCCTTCCGCTCCTCACGGCGGAAGAAGAACGCACCTACGCGCGCCAGCTCAAGGAAAACAACGACGTGGATGCGGCTGGCCGCATGGTGATGTCGCACTTGCGCCTGGTGGTGTCGATCGCCCGCCAATACCTCGGCTACGGCCTGCCGCACGGCGACCTGATCCAGGAAGGCAACGTGGGCCTGATGAAGGCCGTCAAGCGTTTCGACCCCGATCAGAACGTGCGCCTGGTGAGCTACGCCATGCACTGGATCAAGGCCGAGATCCACGAATACATCCTGAAGAACTGGCGCATGGTCAAGGTCGCCACGACGAAGTCGCAGCGCAAGCTGTTCTTCAACCTGCGCTCGATGAAGCAGGGCTTCAAGGCCGATGCGGCAGCGGCCGATGCGGCCACCCACCGCGACACGCTGTCCGAGCGCGAAATCGACGCGGTGGCGCAGCACCTGAACGTCAAGCGCGAAGACGTGATCGAGATGGAAACCCGCCTGTCGGGCGGCGACGTCATGCTCGACCCCTCGCCTTCGGATGATGGCGAACAGGCCTACGGCCCCATCGCCTACCTGGCCGACGGAGCGCACGAGCCGACCGCCATGATCGAGTCGCGCCAGCGCGACGCCCTGGCCACGGACGGCATCGCAGTTGCCCTGTCGGGCCTGGACGACCGCAGCCGCCGCATCGTGGAAGAGCGCTGGTTGAAGGTGAACGACGATGGCTCTGGCGGCATGACGCTGCACGAGCTGGCCGCCGTGTATGGCGTGAGCGCCGAACGCATCCGCCAGATCGAAGTGGCCGCGATGAAGAAGATGAAAAAAGCCCTGGTCGAGTACGCCTGACCAGATGGCCGCCCGCCTTCGCAGGCGCGGTTGGCATGGCGATAATCCCGAGCGCGCAATCCCCTGTGGATTGCGCGCTCTTTCATTGGTGCGCCCGCCCCCGGCGTGCCCCGACTCCCAAGGACGAGACCCCCATGACTTTCCCCGCCGTTCGACGCCGCACGTTGATGGTTGCCCTTTCGCTCGCCGGCGCTCTGGGTATGGCTGCTGCCCAGTCGGCGCCCGGCGCCCTCGCGACGCCGGGGTGGCCGAGCAAGCCGCTGCGCATCATCGTGGGCTTTCCGCCGGGCTCGTCGCCCGACCTGACCGCGCGCACGTTTGCCGAACCGCTGGCTCAGGCGCTGGGCCATCCGGTGATCGTGGAAAACAAGGTGGGCGCGGGCGGCAACATCGGCGCCGATGCGGTGGCCAAGGCGACTGACGGCCACACCATCGGCCTGTTCATCAACGGCAACCTGACGATCGCCAAGCTGCTCAACCCGGCCGTGCCCTACGACCCGCAGAAGGACCTCGCGCCGCTGAGCCTGGTGGGCACCTCGCCGCTGGTGCTGACCGCGCCGGCGTCGCAGCCGGACGTGCCGGCCCATGCCGATGCGCGCGCGTTTC encodes:
- the coaD gene encoding pantetheine-phosphate adenylyltransferase, which encodes MAQNVLAIYPGTFDPITLGHEDVVRRATQLFGRVIVAVAAGHHKKTLFSLEERIEMVREAVRAYPQVQVETFSGLLRDFVVDRGGKAMVRGLRAVTDFDYEFQLAGMNRSLMPEVETVFLTPSDKFQFISSTFVREIALLGGEVDKFVSPEVSERLAVKVRAQSA
- the rsmD gene encoding 16S rRNA (guanine(966)-N(2))-methyltransferase RsmD, yielding MSRPARRAAPAAPGPAVKKPAPKGVGEVRIIGGQWKRTRLPVAQRPGLRPTPDRVRETLFNWLGQDLTGWRCLDAFAGTGALGFEAASRGATAVQLVENDPALVDQLHTLQQRLQAMAVRVQRGDGLAALRHCAPASLHLVLLDPPFESALFEPALAAAAQAVAADGFIYLEAPQAWDEAALAALGLAVHRHLKAGAVHAHLLRKQ
- a CDS encoding M16 family metallopeptidase, with translation MKSFQRMAARACLAFAGALCLAHPAWALLPIQHWTEPSGARVWLVESPAIPMVDVQVDFDAGARRDPAEQAGLASSVAAMSSKGVRAQGSEPAMDENALGEAWADLGASFEAAADRDGLSFSLRSLTEPDLLDRAARLAARQLAQPSFPQDIWQRERSRWVAGLKEAETRPGTAAAKAFGSAVYGSHPYGQRTTPETLGRIEIADMQAYHDRYVETCRARVSIVGAVTRKEAQALVATLLSQMPARDPATCQPLPPVPEVQALAAPVQQDIPFASAQAHVLIGQPGFARRDPDFLALLVGNHILGGGGFTSLLTSEVREKRGLSYSVYSQFSPGLNTGVFLVGLQTRPDQAAEAVKVSRDVLARFVAQGPTEAQLKAAKDNLIGGFALRIDSNRKLLANVVNIAWNDLPLDYLEHWTDRVQALTAADVRAAMARKLQPDRMVTVVVGGKP
- a CDS encoding M16 family metallopeptidase, translating into MKRAITLLGLLACVHAGAQTPPSAPPSLPPSAQDTQAQRPPSSGVRQFTLKNGMQLLVQPDRRAPTAVHMVWLRVGAMDEVDGTSGVAHALEHMMFKGSKTVPPGEFSRRVAALGGQENAFTSRDYTGYYQQIPANRLEDVMKLEADRFANNQWPDAEFKREIEVVKEERRMRTEDQPRAALIEQLYAATFIASPYRRPVVGWMSDLDAMTADDVRAFHRQWYVPANAVVVVAGDVDPDKVRVLAEKYYGRIPVRAVPARKPRVEPVQQGIRRIAYKAPAEQAYVALAFRAPSIERLENMTDSDRDALSLLVLSAVLSGYDGARLERALSQGPDRVADSSDSSASVVGRGPSVFLLTGVPASGKTPQQVEDALRAEVARIAREGVSEAELARVKTQWAASTIYQRDSLQSQASDLGSNWVQGLPPDADARLIALLRAVTPAQVQSVAARYFGDDQLTVGTLLPQPMAPGAKRAAPAAGADGRMH
- the ftsY gene encoding signal recognition particle-docking protein FtsY yields the protein MQAPAPIAPQAPVPPAIPVPVPVVPAPVPAPSPAPVSVPVAAPAPPAVARVPVPIPAPVQPPAPVSVPVQVAPAPAPLPPAVALVPSAPPAEPAPAERKGWMDRLKNGLRKTGSSIATVFTGTQINDALYEELEEALLMADTGVKATQHLLDDLKRRVKDTKTTDPAAVKALLAEALADLLRPLEKSLVIGRHTPTVIMVAGVNGAGKTTSIGKLTKHLANEGAAVLLAAADTFRAAAREQLGVWADRNTVEIVSQDGGDPAAVSFDAVTAGKARGKDVVLVDTAGRLPTQLHLMQELQKIKRVVTKADATAPHEVLLVIDGNTGQNALAQVRSFDDALQLTGLIVTKLDGTAKGGVLAAIAQERPIPVYFIGVGEKLEDLETFNAKEFAQALLT
- the rpoH gene encoding RNA polymerase sigma factor RpoH, with the protein product MTLQSGTAATALAPANPWALIPPLGNLDAYISAVNRLPLLTAEEERTYARQLKENNDVDAAGRMVMSHLRLVVSIARQYLGYGLPHGDLIQEGNVGLMKAVKRFDPDQNVRLVSYAMHWIKAEIHEYILKNWRMVKVATTKSQRKLFFNLRSMKQGFKADAAAADAATHRDTLSEREIDAVAQHLNVKREDVIEMETRLSGGDVMLDPSPSDDGEQAYGPIAYLADGAHEPTAMIESRQRDALATDGIAVALSGLDDRSRRIVEERWLKVNDDGSGGMTLHELAAVYGVSAERIRQIEVAAMKKMKKALVEYA